Proteins from a genomic interval of Nitrospirota bacterium:
- a CDS encoding tetratricopeptide repeat protein, giving the protein MNPRFVSIIALWILTACTSPLPKPLTVLEAPAGVSPAVAMQLDKGNALFAEQKWVEAEQIYRQAIATEPTLAEAHYNLASTLHRAGKVAEAKKHYMEAANLAPGNKVIWDAPPLRASSFNDNLNKKSYLDPKPY; this is encoded by the coding sequence ATGAACCCCAGATTCGTCAGTATTATTGCACTCTGGATTCTCACCGCTTGCACGAGTCCGTTACCGAAGCCTCTCACGGTCTTGGAGGCTCCGGCAGGAGTCTCTCCTGCCGTGGCAATGCAACTCGATAAGGGCAACGCGCTGTTCGCAGAGCAGAAGTGGGTTGAGGCTGAGCAGATCTACCGTCAAGCCATCGCCACCGAACCGACGTTGGCCGAGGCGCACTACAACTTAGCTTCTACGTTGCATCGTGCAGGCAAGGTCGCAGAAGCCAAAAAACATTACATGGAAGCAGCGAACCTCGCTCCGGGGAATAAAGTGATCTGGGATGCGCCCCCACTTCGTGCGAGCAGTTTCAACGATAACCTCAATAAGAAGTCCTATCTGGATCCTAAGCCCTATTAG
- a CDS encoding metallopeptidase family protein, producing MSRSRQPLTVSPEEFEAWIQEALAELPPPFAALADDVSIVVEEEPSVEVLKDLELDSKDDLLGLYQGSPIDETSFFQPAGELPARIAIYRGPILRLCRTKAEVIHEVRDTVVHELGHHVGLDDEEMPY from the coding sequence ATGTCACGTTCTCGACAGCCATTGACTGTTTCGCCGGAAGAGTTCGAGGCCTGGATTCAGGAGGCACTCGCTGAGTTACCGCCACCATTTGCAGCGCTTGCCGACGACGTTTCCATCGTGGTTGAGGAAGAGCCTTCTGTCGAAGTGCTGAAGGATCTTGAATTGGATTCGAAAGACGATCTACTGGGGCTGTATCAAGGCTCGCCTATCGACGAAACGTCGTTCTTTCAACCTGCCGGTGAGTTGCCTGCAAGAATCGCGATTTATCGAGGTCCCATCCTCCGTCTCTGCCGGACGAAAGCGGAGGTCATTCATGAAGTCCGCGACACGGTGGTCCATGAACTGGGACACCATGTCGGGTTGGATGACGAAGAGATGCCGTACTAG
- the lgt gene encoding prolipoprotein diacylglyceryl transferase produces MPYPSISPVFLELGPLQFRWYGLMYLIGLTGAYFLIMRRVSSRGLPLTKDQIYDMVVWAALGVFIGGRIGYTLFYNFSYYSQHPIKILAVWEGGMSFHGGLLGVIVALYWFSRRQAIPAYTVADLAAAATPIGLGFGRLGNFINGELYGRATDVDWCMVFPNGGPACRHPSQLYEAGLEGVLLFTVLWIIAKTMPPPGTLFWGFIGGYGMCRMIVEFFREPDAHLGFVLGSFSMGQLLSFPMILVGVFMLTLGYQRRTLVQAKI; encoded by the coding sequence ATACCCTACCCCTCCATCAGTCCCGTCTTCCTTGAGCTGGGTCCGCTACAATTTCGCTGGTACGGTCTGATGTATCTGATCGGACTGACGGGCGCCTATTTCCTGATTATGCGTCGAGTGAGTTCGAGGGGACTGCCCCTCACGAAAGATCAGATCTACGATATGGTCGTGTGGGCTGCGTTAGGGGTCTTCATCGGAGGACGGATCGGCTATACGCTATTCTATAATTTTTCATACTATTCACAGCATCCGATCAAGATCCTCGCAGTCTGGGAAGGGGGCATGTCCTTCCACGGAGGCCTACTCGGCGTCATTGTTGCCTTGTATTGGTTCAGTAGACGTCAGGCCATCCCCGCTTACACCGTCGCAGACCTAGCGGCGGCAGCTACACCAATCGGGTTAGGATTCGGGCGACTCGGGAATTTCATCAACGGAGAATTATACGGTCGAGCGACCGATGTCGACTGGTGCATGGTGTTTCCGAACGGAGGGCCTGCCTGCCGCCATCCCTCTCAACTCTACGAGGCAGGTCTTGAGGGAGTCTTGTTATTTACCGTCTTATGGATCATCGCGAAGACGATGCCGCCCCCGGGGACTCTCTTCTGGGGGTTCATCGGCGGTTACGGAATGTGCAGGATGATCGTGGAGTTCTTTCGCGAGCCGGACGCGCACCTCGGATTTGTCCTGGGCTCCTTCTCGATGGGCCAACTTCTCTCCTTCCCCATGATCCTGGTAGGAGTCTTCATGCTCACGCTTGGATATCAGCGTCGAACCCTGGTACAGGCTAAAATTTAG